A segment of the Azospirillum lipoferum 4B genome:
GGCGAGCACGCGGCTGCGGTAGAACTCGCCGAAGGGTTGGCCGGTCAACGCCTGGATGCGCTGGTCGTTCGCCCAGGCATGGGCGGCGAAAGCATCGTCCATCGGCCGGGCTCCGGCTCCCGAAAACAACCCGACCGGCAGCAGCTCCAGCGCAAGGTCGGCGACCGCCGCAAGCGGGGCGACGGCCGGCGAGGCGCCGTAGCACCAGCCGCACAGCGGGTCGAACAGATAGGTGACGGTTCTGGTCCGGCTCATGATTGCCCGCTCGGCTGAGGCTGATCGAATGAGCAGACCCTATCCGGCGGCGATTGTGCTGTATAGACGGCATGAAATGGACATATCGTATGCTGTTGACAAACAATCGGAGCCGGCCGGTCGGGCCATGAGCGATCCCAGACACCTGAACCGCATCGCCTATTTCGCGGCGGTGGTCGAAACCGGCTCCTTCACCGCGGCGGCTGAACGGCTGGGGATCACCAAGGCGGTGGTCAGCCAGCAGGTCGCCCGGCTGGAGGAGGAGGTCGGGACCACCCTGCTGGTCCGCACCACGCGCAAGGTCCGGCCGACCGAGGCCGGCATGGCGTTTCACCGGCGCTGCGTGGTGATCCTGCGCGAAGCCGACGACGCTTTCGCCGAACTGGCGGAGAGCGCGGCGGCACCGTCCGGCCTGCTGCGGCTGACGGCTCCGTTCGATTACGGCGTCTCGGTGGTCGTGCCGGCCATCGCCGCCTTCACCGCCGCCCATCCGGCCTGCCGGGCCGACATGGCCCTGTCCGACCAGTCGTTGGATCTCGTCGCCGGCAATTTCGATCTGGCCATCCGCGTCGGCTGGCTGGCCGACACCAGCCTGCAGGCCCGGCAATTCGGCAGTTTCCGCCAGTTGCTGGTCGGCACCCCCGCCCTGGCCGCAAGGCTGCACCGCGCTGCCGCTCCGGATGCCATCGCCGCATTGCCCTTCGTCGCCAACGCGGCGCTGCGCGACCCGCTGAACTGGCAGTTCACGTTCGCCGCCTCGCCGTCCTCGGCCGGCGAACGGCGCGGCGTGGCGCTGCGGGCCGCCATCGCCCTGGATGCGACCTTCGCCGTCCGCGAGGCGGTGCGCCAGGGTGCGGGGCTGTCGGTCCTGCCGGATTATTGCGTGGCGGACGACCTCGCCTCCGGCCGGCTGGTTCACATCCTCCCCGACTGGAGCCTGCCGTCGGGCGGGATCCATGCCGTCTTTCCGGCCGCCCGATTCCGTCCGACCAAGGTGCGCGCCTTCGTCGATCTGCTGACCGACCATGAACGGCGCCGGCGGAAAGCCGCGGACTGACGGGGCAACGCCGCAGGTCGACAGGAAACGACAGCGCTGCGGCAAAATTTTGCTGGATCGTTCGTCCGGTCAGCAATCTAATATGTCTGACAAATCGATAAATCCCCCGGGAGGGAAGCGGATGGCGGACGTGCTCGATTTCGGCAGCTTCGACTACATCATCGCCGGCGGCGGTACGGCCGGCTGCGTGCTGGCAAACCGGCTGTCGGCCGATCCGGACGTCTCGGTCCTGCTGCTGGAGGCCGGGGGCAAGGACAATTGGGTGTGGCTGCACATCCCGGCCGGCTACCTGTTCTGCATCGGCAATCCGCGCACCGACTGGTGTTTCAAGACGGAGGCGGAGGCCGGGCTGAACGGCCGGAGCATCCACTATGCCCGCGGCAAGGTGCTGGGCGGCTGTTCGTCGATCAACGGCATGATCGC
Coding sequences within it:
- a CDS encoding LysR family transcriptional regulator produces the protein MSDPRHLNRIAYFAAVVETGSFTAAAERLGITKAVVSQQVARLEEEVGTTLLVRTTRKVRPTEAGMAFHRRCVVILREADDAFAELAESAAAPSGLLRLTAPFDYGVSVVVPAIAAFTAAHPACRADMALSDQSLDLVAGNFDLAIRVGWLADTSLQARQFGSFRQLLVGTPALAARLHRAAAPDAIAALPFVANAALRDPLNWQFTFAASPSSAGERRGVALRAAIALDATFAVREAVRQGAGLSVLPDYCVADDLASGRLVHILPDWSLPSGGIHAVFPAARFRPTKVRAFVDLLTDHERRRRKAAD